Proteins encoded within one genomic window of Acidovorax sp. 107:
- a CDS encoding CaiB/BaiF CoA-transferase family protein, with protein sequence MHDTPATPPSPRLPLEGLRVVEFTHMVMGPTCGMVLADLGAEVIKVEPVDGDRTRHLLGAGAGFFPMFNRNKKSIALDLRSPEGLEVARKLAASADVVAQNFKPGVMTKYGLDYAALSQVNPRLIYVNHTGFLPGPYEHRTALDEVVQMMGGLAYMTGRPGDPLRAGSSVNDIMGGMFGAIGAMAALMQRGITGRGQEVDSALFENNVFLVGQHMMQYAVTGQPAAPMPDRISSWAVYDVFSVKDGGQIFLAAVSDAQWQTFCDAMGYADLKADASLATNNERVRARPTLMPVLRERLAQHTADELAAIFERHGLPFAPIRRPEELFDDPHLQATGGLADITLPDGERAGQTAQITLMPLRLAGQRLDVRCDPPRLGQHTAELLQGLGYTADAVAELQASGAIA encoded by the coding sequence ATGCACGACACACCCGCCACTCCCCCTTCCCCCCGCCTGCCGCTCGAAGGCCTGCGCGTGGTGGAGTTCACCCACATGGTCATGGGCCCCACCTGCGGCATGGTGCTAGCCGACCTGGGCGCCGAGGTCATCAAGGTCGAGCCCGTGGATGGGGACCGCACGCGCCACCTGCTGGGCGCAGGCGCCGGTTTCTTCCCCATGTTCAACCGCAACAAGAAGAGCATTGCGCTCGACCTGCGCAGCCCCGAGGGGCTGGAGGTGGCGCGCAAGCTGGCGGCATCGGCCGACGTGGTGGCGCAGAACTTCAAGCCCGGCGTGATGACGAAATACGGCCTGGACTACGCCGCGCTGAGCCAGGTCAACCCGCGCCTCATCTACGTCAACCACACGGGCTTTCTGCCGGGCCCTTACGAGCACCGTACGGCGCTCGACGAGGTGGTGCAGATGATGGGCGGCCTGGCCTACATGACCGGCCGCCCGGGCGACCCGCTGCGCGCGGGCAGCAGCGTGAACGACATCATGGGCGGCATGTTTGGCGCGATTGGCGCGATGGCGGCGCTGATGCAGCGCGGCATCACCGGGCGCGGGCAGGAGGTGGACTCGGCCCTGTTCGAGAACAACGTGTTCCTGGTCGGGCAGCACATGATGCAGTACGCCGTCACTGGCCAGCCCGCTGCGCCCATGCCCGACCGCATTTCGTCGTGGGCCGTGTACGACGTGTTCAGCGTGAAAGACGGCGGGCAGATCTTTTTGGCCGCAGTGAGCGATGCGCAGTGGCAGACCTTTTGCGACGCCATGGGCTATGCCGACCTGAAGGCCGACGCCAGCCTGGCCACCAACAACGAACGCGTACGCGCCCGCCCCACGCTGATGCCCGTGCTGCGCGAGCGCCTGGCGCAGCACACTGCCGACGAACTGGCCGCGATCTTCGAGCGCCATGGCCTGCCGTTTGCGCCCATCCGCCGGCCCGAAGAACTGTTTGACGACCCGCACCTGCAAGCCACCGGTGGCCTGGCCGACATCACGCTGCCCGATGGGGAGCGCGCAGGGCAGACCGCACAGATCACGCTGATGCCGCTGCGCCTGGCGGGCCAGCGGCTTGATGTGCGCTGCGATCCGCCGCGCCTGGGCCAGCACACGGCCGAACTGCTGCAGGGCCTGGGCTATACGGCCGATGCCGTGGCAGAGCTGCAGGCATCAGGGGCCATCGCCTGA
- a CDS encoding tripartite tricarboxylate transporter substrate binding protein gives MRKTTSFIASSHAASAAAGLLTRRQALATGAAALGAAAWGLPRMAHAQGDGKPLRVILPLSAGSGADGAIRAISTSLAKALGQPVVIENLPGAGGITGTTQIVRAPKDGSVIGVVSNNHVVNPSVYKNIPFDSLADITPITILGATPFVLVAHPALPAKTVQELIALAKSKPGVLNYGSSGNGTILHLGAAMFVDQAKLDIKHIPYRGMGPLMNDILGGQVQLGVVAVAPAAAHIKAGSLRALGVTTATRVAALPGVPTIAEQGLPGYELDGWIAPVAPAGLPKAELARLYNGFKAAMEMPEARDALIAQGYEIKLTPPEPAAAFFRSEAARMAQVVKNANVKID, from the coding sequence ATGCGCAAGACCACTTCTTTCATTGCCTCATCCCACGCTGCGTCTGCTGCAGCGGGCCTCCTCACGCGCCGCCAGGCACTGGCCACCGGCGCCGCCGCGCTGGGTGCTGCGGCCTGGGGTCTGCCCCGCATGGCGCACGCCCAGGGCGACGGCAAGCCGCTGCGCGTGATCCTGCCGCTGTCGGCGGGCTCGGGCGCGGACGGCGCCATCCGCGCCATCAGCACCAGCCTGGCAAAGGCGTTGGGCCAGCCGGTGGTCATCGAAAACCTGCCGGGCGCGGGCGGCATCACTGGCACGACCCAGATCGTGCGCGCGCCCAAGGATGGCTCGGTGATTGGCGTGGTGTCCAACAACCACGTGGTCAACCCCAGCGTGTACAAGAACATCCCGTTCGACTCGCTGGCCGACATCACGCCCATCACCATCCTGGGCGCCACGCCGTTTGTGCTGGTCGCGCACCCTGCGCTGCCCGCCAAGACGGTGCAGGAGCTGATTGCCCTGGCCAAGTCCAAACCCGGCGTGCTCAACTACGGCTCGTCGGGCAACGGCACCATCCTGCACTTGGGCGCAGCGATGTTTGTGGACCAGGCCAAGCTCGACATCAAGCACATCCCCTACCGGGGCATGGGCCCGCTGATGAACGACATTTTGGGAGGGCAGGTGCAGCTGGGTGTGGTGGCTGTAGCACCGGCGGCCGCGCACATCAAAGCGGGCTCATTGCGCGCCCTGGGCGTGACCACGGCCACCCGCGTGGCGGCACTGCCCGGCGTGCCCACCATCGCCGAGCAAGGGCTGCCGGGCTATGAGCTGGACGGGTGGATTGCCCCGGTGGCGCCTGCGGGCCTGCCCAAGGCCGAGCTGGCGCGGCTGTACAACGGCTTCAAGGCCGCCATGGAGATGCCCGAGGCGCGCGACGCGCTGATTGCGCAGGGCTACGAGATCAAGCTCACGCCGCCCGAGCCGGCTGCCGCCTTCTTCCGCAGCGAAGCAGCGCGCATGGCGCAGGTGGTGAAGAACGCCAACGTGAAAATCGACTGA
- a CDS encoding methyl-accepting chemotaxis protein, whose product MADIDQGPAKLLTALSEQVAASSAAIAQQAAQDARRALVSSLVALALVTALGACAGWLLTRSVVRPLGVAVSVAHKVAAGDLTTRIEVEGKDEPARLLEALRAMQDNLENVVSGVRSNAEGVASASAEIAQGNADLSHRTEEQASSLDETTSSMQQLQSTVQQNASNALRANELAKNGASVAQRGGDVVTQMVEVVQGIQDSSRRIADIIGVIDGIAFQTNILALNAAVEAARAGEQGRGFAVVASEVRNLATRSASAAREIKQLIQTSVERVQAGSDLARNAGITMAEVVSSIQGVSALMEEISQASAAQTSDMLRVTQAIVRMDEATQQNAALVEESAAAAGSLSGQAQQLVQAVEVFRLRHAHPALPAPRA is encoded by the coding sequence GTGGCCGACATCGACCAGGGCCCCGCCAAGCTGCTGACGGCGCTGAGCGAGCAGGTGGCCGCCAGCAGCGCGGCCATTGCCCAGCAGGCGGCGCAGGATGCGCGCCGGGCGCTGGTGAGCAGCCTGGTGGCACTCGCCCTGGTCACGGCGCTGGGCGCCTGTGCGGGCTGGCTGCTGACGCGGTCGGTGGTGCGCCCTCTGGGCGTCGCGGTATCGGTGGCGCACAAGGTGGCGGCGGGCGATCTCACCACCCGCATCGAGGTGGAGGGCAAGGATGAGCCCGCGCGCTTGCTGGAGGCCCTGCGCGCCATGCAAGACAACCTGGAAAACGTGGTCTCCGGCGTGCGCAGCAACGCCGAAGGCGTGGCCAGTGCCAGCGCTGAAATCGCCCAGGGCAACGCCGACCTGAGCCATCGCACCGAAGAGCAGGCCTCATCGCTGGACGAAACCACCTCGTCCATGCAGCAGCTGCAGTCCACCGTGCAGCAAAACGCGTCCAACGCCCTGCGCGCGAACGAGCTGGCCAAAAACGGGGCCTCGGTGGCACAACGCGGTGGGGATGTGGTCACGCAGATGGTGGAGGTGGTGCAAGGCATCCAGGACAGCTCGCGCCGCATTGCCGACATCATTGGCGTCATCGACGGCATCGCGTTCCAGACCAACATCCTCGCGCTCAATGCCGCTGTCGAGGCCGCGCGCGCGGGCGAACAAGGCCGGGGCTTTGCCGTGGTGGCCAGCGAGGTGCGCAACCTGGCCACCCGCAGCGCCAGCGCCGCGCGCGAGATCAAGCAGCTCATCCAGACCAGCGTGGAGCGTGTGCAGGCCGGCTCGGACCTGGCGCGCAATGCAGGCATCACCATGGCCGAGGTGGTGTCGTCCATCCAGGGCGTGAGCGCGCTGATGGAAGAGATCAGCCAGGCCAGCGCCGCGCAGACCAGCGACATGCTGCGTGTGACACAGGCCATCGTGCGCATGGACGAGGCCACGCAGCAGAACGCCGCCCTGGTGGAAGAAAGCGCCGCCGCCGCAGGCAGCCTGAGCGGGCAGGCGCAGCAACTGGTGCAGGCCGTGGAGGTGTTCCGCCTGCGCCACGCCCACCCTGCACTGCCCGCGCCGCGCGCCTGA
- a CDS encoding tripartite tricarboxylate transporter substrate binding protein, which yields MSAEIDRRRAIAQSVAAALAWTTLGPSAAWAQSAATTARPAPAAAKAAKLAGTVRIVIPANAGGGWDQTGRALGAAMVAAGAADQVEYENIGGKGGTIGLAKYAEKYSNDPNTLLMGGMVMVGAVALQKPAVDMTHIQPLARLTSDYLVAAVAANSPIKTTKDLADALRADLKAVPIAGGSAGGVDHIYAGVLARAAKANPEGLVYKPFPGGAEVVEAVLSGNAALGLSGYSEFNDAIAAGKLRAVGVSSRRSVFGLPSFREQGLDAVMANWRGVFTGKGVPAARTAEMLAAVEAATRHESWLRTLKQNRWEPSWLTGKDLAEFMELDLTTARVMVYLLKLKA from the coding sequence ATGTCTGCAGAGATCGACCGCCGCCGGGCCATCGCCCAATCCGTTGCCGCAGCCCTGGCCTGGACCACACTCGGCCCCTCCGCCGCCTGGGCGCAGAGCGCTGCGACGACTGCACGCCCTGCCCCTGCAGCCGCCAAGGCGGCCAAGCTGGCAGGCACCGTGCGCATCGTGATCCCTGCCAATGCGGGTGGCGGCTGGGACCAGACAGGCCGTGCTCTGGGTGCCGCCATGGTCGCAGCTGGTGCTGCGGACCAGGTGGAGTACGAAAACATCGGCGGCAAGGGCGGCACCATCGGCCTGGCCAAGTACGCCGAAAAGTACAGCAACGACCCCAACACGCTGCTGATGGGTGGCATGGTGATGGTGGGCGCCGTGGCGCTGCAAAAGCCAGCGGTGGACATGACACACATCCAGCCCCTGGCGCGCCTCACCAGCGACTACCTGGTGGCAGCTGTAGCGGCCAACTCGCCCATCAAGACCACCAAGGACCTCGCCGATGCGCTGCGTGCCGACCTCAAGGCCGTGCCCATTGCCGGCGGCTCGGCCGGTGGCGTAGACCACATCTACGCAGGCGTGCTGGCCCGCGCCGCCAAGGCCAACCCCGAAGGGCTGGTCTACAAGCCCTTCCCCGGCGGTGCCGAGGTGGTCGAGGCCGTGCTGTCGGGCAACGCGGCGCTGGGCCTGTCGGGCTACAGCGAGTTCAACGACGCCATCGCGGCAGGCAAGCTGCGTGCCGTGGGCGTGTCGTCGCGCCGCAGCGTTTTTGGTCTGCCCTCGTTCCGTGAACAAGGGCTGGACGCCGTGATGGCCAACTGGCGCGGCGTGTTCACCGGCAAGGGCGTGCCCGCTGCGCGCACCGCTGAAATGCTGGCCGCCGTCGAGGCGGCCACCCGCCACGAATCCTGGCTGCGCACGCTCAAGCAGAACCGGTGGGAACCCTCTTGGCTCACCGGCAAGGATTTGGCAGAGTTCATGGAACTGGATCTCACCACCGCCCGCGTGATGGTGTACCTGCTCAAGCTGAAGGCCTGA
- the rpoD gene encoding RNA polymerase sigma factor RpoD, with amino-acid sequence MPAQKSAKSPKSASGTSAKAVSKTAAKAPAKAAPKKAAAAAPAPVAKKVKTVPVKSTAELIKAADELLKKKPARAKAAAADDEEAPKKKPGRPAKAAGAAEAKAPAKRGRKPKAAAGGDESVDDTDLSDIEADLEGEIEETPEAAATVEKVKPLRMKISKAKERALMKEFGLDETVLSEEDMQKRRQRLKALIKLGKTRGYLTHVEINDHLPDKLVDAETLEAVITTLNDLGVAVYEQTPDAEALIITDNAPAGATEEEAEEAAEAALSTVDSEFGRTTDPVRMYMREMGTVELLTREGEIEIAKRIEGGLMAMMEAISASPATIAEILNMGEEIREGKVVISTIVDGFSNPNEADDYVAEEDFDEFDEADDDDGKGGSKALTKKLEELKKQALERFDKLRELFEKVHKVYDKEGYGTPAYVKAQHALSAELMTIRFTAKTIEKLCDMVRGQVDDVRKKERELRRIIVDKCGMPQETFIKDFPPNLLNLQWVEKQAAAGKPWSAVIARNIPPIQDLQQKLMDLQSRVVVPLAELKGINKRMNEGEATSRDAKKEMIEANLRLVISIAKKYTNRGLQFLDLIQEGNIGLMKAVDKFEYRRGYKFSTYATWWIRQAITRSIADQARTIRIPVHMIETINKMNRISRQHLQEFGFEPDASILAAKMEIPEDKIRKIMKIAKEPISMETPIGDDDDSHLGDFIEDGANTAPIEAAMQAGLRDVVKDILDGLTPREAKVLRMRFGIEMTSDHTLEEVGKQFDVTRERIRQIEAKALRKLKHPSRSDKLRSFIDSL; translated from the coding sequence ATGCCCGCTCAAAAGTCCGCGAAGTCGCCCAAGTCTGCCTCAGGCACCTCCGCAAAGGCTGTCTCCAAAACCGCGGCCAAAGCGCCGGCCAAGGCGGCCCCCAAAAAGGCTGCTGCCGCTGCGCCCGCCCCGGTCGCCAAGAAAGTGAAAACTGTGCCCGTGAAAAGTACTGCCGAGCTGATCAAAGCTGCCGATGAATTGCTGAAGAAAAAGCCTGCCCGCGCCAAGGCAGCGGCTGCCGACGACGAAGAAGCGCCCAAGAAAAAGCCCGGCCGCCCTGCCAAGGCCGCAGGTGCCGCCGAAGCCAAAGCCCCCGCCAAGCGCGGCCGCAAGCCCAAGGCAGCCGCCGGCGGCGATGAGAGCGTGGACGACACCGACCTGTCCGACATCGAAGCCGACCTCGAAGGCGAGATCGAAGAGACCCCCGAGGCTGCCGCCACGGTCGAGAAGGTCAAGCCCCTGCGCATGAAGATCAGCAAGGCGAAGGAACGCGCCTTGATGAAGGAATTCGGCCTGGACGAAACCGTCCTGTCCGAAGAAGACATGCAAAAGCGCCGCCAGCGCCTGAAGGCTCTGATCAAGCTGGGCAAGACCCGCGGCTACCTCACGCACGTTGAAATCAACGACCACTTGCCCGACAAGCTGGTCGATGCCGAAACCCTCGAAGCCGTCATCACCACCCTGAACGACCTGGGCGTGGCGGTGTACGAGCAGACGCCTGACGCCGAAGCCCTGATCATCACGGACAACGCTCCCGCAGGCGCCACCGAAGAAGAAGCCGAAGAAGCCGCCGAAGCCGCGCTGTCCACCGTGGACTCGGAATTCGGCCGCACCACGGACCCGGTCCGCATGTACATGCGCGAAATGGGCACGGTGGAGCTGCTGACGCGCGAAGGCGAAATTGAAATCGCCAAGCGCATCGAAGGCGGCCTGATGGCCATGATGGAGGCGATCAGCGCATCGCCCGCCACCATCGCCGAGATCCTCAACATGGGTGAGGAAATCCGCGAAGGCAAGGTCGTCATCTCCACCATCGTGGACGGCTTCTCCAACCCCAACGAGGCCGACGACTATGTGGCCGAAGAAGACTTCGACGAGTTCGACGAAGCCGACGATGACGACGGCAAGGGCGGCTCCAAGGCGCTGACCAAGAAGCTCGAAGAACTCAAGAAGCAGGCGCTGGAGCGCTTCGACAAGCTGCGCGAGCTGTTTGAAAAAGTGCACAAGGTGTACGACAAGGAAGGCTACGGCACCCCCGCGTACGTGAAGGCCCAGCACGCCCTGTCGGCCGAGCTGATGACCATCCGCTTCACCGCCAAGACCATCGAGAAGCTGTGCGACATGGTGCGCGGCCAGGTGGACGACGTGCGCAAGAAGGAGCGTGAGCTGCGCCGCATCATCGTGGACAAGTGCGGCATGCCCCAGGAGACATTCATCAAGGACTTCCCGCCCAACCTGCTGAACCTGCAGTGGGTCGAGAAGCAGGCCGCCGCAGGCAAGCCCTGGTCGGCCGTGATTGCGCGCAACATCCCGCCCATCCAGGACTTGCAGCAAAAGCTGATGGACCTGCAGTCCCGCGTTGTGGTGCCACTGGCCGAGCTCAAAGGCATCAACAAGCGCATGAACGAAGGTGAAGCCACCTCGCGCGATGCCAAGAAGGAAATGATCGAGGCCAACCTGCGCCTCGTGATCTCGATTGCCAAGAAGTACACCAACCGTGGCCTGCAGTTCCTCGACCTGATCCAGGAAGGCAACATCGGCCTGATGAAGGCGGTGGACAAGTTCGAATACCGCCGGGGCTACAAGTTCTCGACGTACGCCACCTGGTGGATTCGCCAGGCCATCACCCGCTCGATCGCCGACCAGGCGCGCACCATCCGTATCCCGGTGCACATGATCGAGACGATCAACAAGATGAACCGCATCTCGCGCCAGCACTTGCAAGAGTTTGGTTTTGAGCCCGATGCATCCATCCTGGCGGCCAAGATGGAGATCCCCGAGGACAAGATCCGCAAGATCATGAAAATCGCCAAGGAGCCGATCTCCATGGAAACGCCCATCGGCGACGACGACGACAGCCATCTGGGCGACTTCATCGAGGACGGAGCCAACACCGCTCCTATCGAAGCCGCCATGCAGGCCGGCCTGCGCGACGTGGTCAAGGACATCCTGGACGGCCTCACGCCGCGCGAAGCCAAGGTGCTGCGCATGCGCTTCGGTATCGAGATGACCAGCGACCACACCTTGGAAGAAGTGGGCAAGCAGTTCGACGTGACCCGCGAGCGCATCCGCCAAATAGAAGCCAAGGCGCTGCGCAAGCTCAAGCACCCCAGCCGCTCTGACAAGCTGCGCAGCTTTATCGACTCGCTGTAA